The following nucleotide sequence is from Aphelocoma coerulescens isolate FSJ_1873_10779 chromosome 9, UR_Acoe_1.0, whole genome shotgun sequence.
TCTAGTATGGTTCGGGAAGCAACAAACTACAGCTATTGTTCATTAAGCAGCATTAATGCATCCTAGACAGCGCAGATTCAGAGGAGAATATAGGCCCCATTTCAAGTCTCTTTTAAGTTCATTCTGTTTCAGATGAAATTGTTCAGATGTTTTACAAACTGGCAGGAATTCATGGCAGGGAATGGTTAAGGAAATGGATAAGGAAACTGAATAAACCCATTTGCAGTAATCTGGAAAGCCTGATGTTACTGCGTTGGCCAACCAGTAAATATTAATGTAGTACTTTGGTGTCAGTGCAGCTTGTGACCCAGCTCCTGTGAGCTTAGCATACTGAAACAAATCTGGCTGGCTCAGCCCACCTCCCTCTATCCCCAGGCTGAGTTTATTAAACCAGGGCACAGCACACACACTTTCTGTAGGTAACATTTAAAGTTACCTCCATTTGACTTTCCTCATTTCACAACCCACACTCCTACCCCTAAAATTACACATGCTTCACCCACAGAACCATTACCTCACagccttttgcttccttttcttttagacTGAATCTTTaagctacttaaaaaaaaaaaaaaaaaacaaaacattccCCAGCACACTGTTATCTCTGGTTGTAGCACCCGGAAGGAGTGCTGGGGCCAAATTGGGCACGATGGAATTTGCTGTGGGGAAACCCGCTGATGACAGTGGAACCCGCCCGTGTGAATTCCCGTGGCTCCTGCCACCCCTTTATAAGCAGGTGGAGGTgcggcagggctggcaggacaAGCAGCCAGGCACTCGCTGAAGCACAGCTGCGTGTGTGGAGAGGGAATGattggctgcagcagcaagagcatgGTCCTGGTTTCCCTGCTGgggctcctggtgctgctcctGTGCGGCACCTCCGAAGGTGAGTGAACTCGGGCGTTCTGCCCTGGCGAGGGCTCCCGGTGCTGCTCGCAGCTGGCAGCACGATGAGGCTCCGCTGTAAGGGAACGGTTTCAGCAAAGTGTGCTGCCTCATCCTCCTCTTCTGCCACGAGGGAGCTGGATGGCTGGGGTTGACCAGTGAGTGCCCTAGACAGCTGGGCAGCGTGGGCCAAATGGGGTCAATTgactttgttgttttctttcactCCAGCACAAAGCAACCAGGATTGTTGCCTGTCTTACACCAAAGTGCGTCTGCCTCGGTGGGCCCTGAAGGGTTACACTGAACAGCTCTCCAGTGAGGTCTGTGACATCCCTGCCATCATGTAAGTTACTTTCTGAACTTCCTCTGTTTTTTCTGACATATATTAACCTTAGGATGTCTATTTGGGCTAAAACTATGATTTGAATGTTAAAAGCAtgatttttcctgccttttcgaACAGTTAAATTAACTAAATAAATTGTATATCACACCTGTAAACAAAACACACAACCTCTAGTTGATAGGGACTACTAACTCATTGGACAGTCATACAATGTAAATAATAATTCTGACTCTTTAGGAATCAGCTGTGAAACAAAGACATGCTTTGTCTCCAGCTAAGGATGACTCTGGCCAACATAGAGTGCTCCCTTGCCAAAACCTGTGAACAGACACATAAGTGACAAGACTTCTTCTAATTCACAGGGatcggattttttttttacaaggttCTGGGCTAGGTGTTGATCTGTCACCTTAGCTTGATAGCAGCTATTCTCCTTAATCTTATAAATTGTTTCTGGCATCAGCTAAGGTCTTTGCCTCAATAGATCAAAGAAAATGAACACCAGTTTTTGGTGCAAAAAAATGATCCCTGAGACTGAAGTAGCTATTacatttgaatttctttttgttcataTAATATTGAGGTGTTTGGAGCATCCCATGTCTAGTGTTTATAAAAGCAGTTGCTATTGATCATTATACAGAGTAACTGTACTCTCCACAGCAATTACTGGCAGGGATTTCTAATGATTTACTGATTTCTTtatcattatttcttttccagtttcCACACCTCCAGTGGGCTGAAGGCCTGTGTAAATCCTAAGGAAGGCTGGGTCAAGAAACATCTTCTTTTTCTGAGGTAGGAGTCAAATTCTAAATAACACCAG
It contains:
- the CCL20 gene encoding C-C motif chemokine 20 gives rise to the protein MIGCSSKSMVLVSLLGLLVLLLCGTSEAQSNQDCCLSYTKVRLPRWALKGYTEQLSSEVCDIPAIIFHTSSGLKACVNPKEGWVKKHLLFLSHKLRKMSA